In a genomic window of Aphis gossypii isolate Hap1 unplaced genomic scaffold, ASM2018417v2 Contig00051, whole genome shotgun sequence:
- the LOC126553037 gene encoding ATP-dependent DNA helicase pif1-like, which translates to MAKVLQQCQLIVWDECTMEHKKSLEALDRTLKDIRSNHNLFGGSMILLAGDFRQTLTVIPRSTPVDELNACLKSSNLWKHVEILHLSKNMRVELQNDQSENIFSKQLIDIGNGKFSVDMLTGCINFPRSFCQLTRSKDELIQKVFLDITRNYRDHDWLCERVILGVKNIDVNELNFKIQEQITGESRIYKSVDSATNQDDVVNYPLEFLNSLDLPGLPPHNLQIKVGSVVIILRNINQPRLCNGTRLAIKKLLNNVIEATILKGKYKGEDVLIPCIPMIPTDVPFEFKRLQFPLLLAFAMTINKSQGQSLSVCGINLENPCFSHSQLYVACSRVGKPSDLFVYAPGDQTKNIVYHKALQ; encoded by the coding sequence ATGGCAAAAGTTTTGCAGCAATGTCAATTGATTGTTTGGGATGAATGCACGATGGAACATAAAAAATCGTTGGAGGCTTTAGACAGAACTTTAAAAGATATACGGAGCAATCATAACCTATTTGGTGgttcaatgattttattagcaGGAGATTTTCGTCAAACATTGACAGTGATTCCACGATCAACGCCAGTTGATGAACTCAATGCATGTCTAAAATCCTCTAATTTGTGGAAACATGTCGAAATACTTCATTTAAGCAAGAATATGCGTGTCGAGTTGCAAAACGATCAATCTGAAAACATATTCTCTAAACAACTCATTGACATTGGTAATGGCAAATTTTCTGTAGACATGTTGACTGGCTGCATTAACTTTCCAAGAAGTTTTTGTCAGTTAACTCGATCAAAAGATGAACTTATTCAAAAGGTGTTTCTAGATATTACTCGAAATTACAGAGACCATGATTGGTTGTGCGAACGAGTTATATTGGGTGTTAAAAACATAgatgtaaatgaattaaatttcaaaattcaagaaCAAATTACAGGTGAATCGAGGATATATAAATCAGTTGATTCGGCAACTAACCAAGATGATGTAGTCAACTATCCactggaatttttaaattcgctGGATTTACCAGGATTGCCACCTCACAATCTTCAAATAAAGGTTGGATCGGTAGTTATAATCTTGCGAAATATCAACCAACCGCGTCTGTGCAACGGCACACGGttagcgataaaaaaattactgaacAACGTGATAGAAGCAACTATACTGAAAGGAAAGTATAAAGGAGAGGATGTTCTTATACCATGCATCCCAATGATTCCGACTGATGTGCCATTTGAGTTTAAACGACTACAGTTTCCATTGCTGCTAGCTTTTGCTATGACCATAAACAAGTCCCAGGGGCAATCATTAAGTGTTTGTGGTATTAATTTGGAAAACCCATGTTTCTCACATAGTCAATTATATGTTGCCTGTTCCCGTGTTGGGAAACCATCAGATTTGTTTGTCTATGCGCCAGGTgatcaaacaaaaaacatcGTATACCACAAAGCtctacaatga
- the LOC126553035 gene encoding uncharacterized protein LOC126553035, protein LVKGCINSFKYTTKKCKLFKFPKDELMSKQWLINCNRKDLIGKSLEYFKVCSDHFLECMYKTAEKKVLLPHAVPTDFTMIPKKDSCTTTACQDTSISNPISNASVSTSTPLNQEESFSYSCLPSQSTSCSTDQPMSSSTQTTQLLSLHTPRKQKYRAQLQNIKNKYEQLEQKFEALSQEVHKKSCANEIDVTSVELFNRVVEAQLPPNLSMVIKQYVQMGKRKPQGVRYSNEIKQLALTIFFFGPQVYTFLKTLLLLPSPRTLRRITQKIIYSTWIK, encoded by the exons CTTGTGAAAGGTTGTATAAATTCGTTCAAGTATACAACGAAGAAgtgtaaactatttaaatttccaaaagACGAATTAAT GTCCAAGCAATGGTTGATAAATTGTAATCGGAAAGATTTAATTGGAAAATCATTGGAGTACTTCAAGGTTTGTTCAGATCATTTCTTGGAATGTATGTACAAAACTGcagaaaaaaaagttctatTGCCTCATGCTGTTCCTACTGATTTCACAATGATTCCTAAGAAAGATTCTTGTACTACTACGGCCTGTCAAGATACAAGTATTTCCAACCCAATATCTAATGCTTCAGTTTCTACAAGTACTCCATTAAACCAAGAAGAGTCATTTTCTTATTCTTGTTTACCATCTCAAAGTACATCATGTTCGACTGATCAACCAATGTCCTCATCAACACAAACGACTCAATTACTCTCATTACATACACCTAGAAAACAAAAGTATAGAGCTCAacttcaaaacattaaaaataaatatgaacaattaGAACAGAAATTTGAAGCATTGAGTCAAGAAGTACACAAAAAAAGTTGTGCAAATGAAATAGATGTTACTTCAGtagaattatttaatcgaGTTGTTGAAGCACAGTTACCTCCTAATCTGAGCATGGTTATTAAACAGTATGTACAAATGGGCAAGAGAAAACCTCAAGGCGTGCGGTATTCAAATGAAATCAAGCAGTTGGctctaacaatatttttctttggtCCTCaagtatacacatttttaaaaacattgttgcTATTACCCAGTCCAAGAACTTTACGAagaataacacaaaaaattatatatagtacctGGATTAAATGA
- the LOC126553036 gene encoding uncharacterized protein LOC126553036 has translation MPPIRRSNLGRITRNATNEANYRFNQNPQERDDRNERERIRISQTREVRTRNSTNNRASLNRAAFSYDVSIDCSNYQCVVIGSMNSVCSYCKALKYKNEANGSETNKKVSSMNYYSYRLMIRENEDNHILKCQRLYHKYVVDMYVKIETERLTFIRLNQTKLRSEEYIHLRDAINTDGNAQNVGRMIILPATYIGSPRHMHEYAQDTMSYVRHYGTADLFITFTCNPHWIEIKQELFPGQSPIDRHDITARVFRQKLKSLMDFIVKHYVFGETRCWMCSVEWQRRGLPHAHILIWLVEKIRPNEVDAVISAEIPNVQVDPELHEVVIKNMIHGPCGTLNQNLPCMMDGKCSKRYPRTLISETITGNDGYPLYRRRSRVDNGRTTIFKLNQQDIEIDNRWIVPYSPILSKTFKAHINVESCHSVKSIKYICKYVTKGSDMAVIVIGAENCNDEVTQYQMGRYVSSNEAVWRIFSFPIHERHPSVVHLAVHLENGQRVYFTAQNAVQRAAQPPSTTLTSFFETRQNDDFAQTLLYSEMPKYYTWNKSSRIFIRRKQGKPILEYPDVYSTDVIGRIYSVHPSNNECFYLRLLLVNVRGPTSFQHLRTVDGELCGSYRKACQRLQLLENDDHWDQTLNDAVISSSAQQIRTLFSIIICTCYPSKPIDLWIKYKDYMCDDILYQIRNRMGNLNIQISEDIYNEALISIEDMCLMMSNKLLIQLGLIAPNCPMHDVFNQEVHREKMYDLNNSNKLIQKNLPLLNEQQKYVFNTLMKVTNDETGGIYFLDAPGGTGKTFLISLILATIRSQNKIALALASSGIAATLLESGRTAHSALKFPLNMQSNEI, from the exons atgccTCCTATACGACGAAGCAATCTAGGTAGAATAACCCGAAATGCTACCAACGAAGCTAATTACCGATTTAACCAAAATCCTCAAGAACGTGACGACCGAAATGAACGTGAAAGAATTCGGATATCACAAACGCGGGAAGTGCGAACGCGAAATTCAACTAATAATCGCGCAAGTTTGAATCGAGCTGCTTTTAGTTACGATGTGTCAATTGACTGCAGTAACTACCAGTGTGTTGTTATTGGTTCTATGAACTCAGTTTGCTCATATTGTAAGGctttgaaatacaaaaacgaGGCCAATG gttctgaaacaaacaaaaaagtcAGTTCAATGAACTATTATTCATACCGCCTAATGATTCGCGAAAATGAAGACAATCACATATTGAAATGCCAGCGATTATATCACAAATATGTTGTTGacatgtatgttaaaattgaaacggAGAGATTAACATTCATCAGGTTGAATCAGACCAAACTCCGATCTGAAGAGTATATTCACCTTCGAGATGCGATTAATACTGATGGAAATGCACAGAATGTTGGTCGGATGATTATTCTTCCAGCAACATACATCGGAAGCCCTCGACATATGCACGAATATGCTCAAGATACCATGTCGTATGTTCGTCATTATGGTACAGCAGATTTGTTCATAACATTTACATGCAATCCGCACTGGATAGAAATCAAGCAGGAGTTATTCCCTGGGCAATCACCCATTGATCGTCATGACATTACAGCCAGAGTCTTTAGACAAAAGTTGAAATCTTTAATGGATTTCATCGTGAAACATTATGTGTTTGGTGAGACACGCTGCTGGATGTGTTCTGTGGAGTGGCAGAGACGAGGGTTGCCACATGCACACATTTTGATTTGGTTGGTTGAAAAGATAAGGCCAAATGAAGTTGATGCAGTGATATCAGCTGAAATACCTAATGTACAAGTAGATCCTGAATTGCATGAGGTTGTTATCAAAAACATGATACATGGTCCATGTGGAActcttaatcaaaatttaccGTGTATGATGGATGGTAAATGTTCAAAACGATATCCACGGACGTTAATATCAGAAACAATTACTGGCAATGATGGTTATCCACTGTATCGTCGCCGATCAAGAGTAGACAATGGAAGAactacaattttcaaattaaatcaacaagaTATTGAAATAGATAATCGTTGGATTGTTCCATATTCACCAATTTTATCAAAGACGTTCAAAGCACACATAAATGTTGAATCTTGCCATTCAgtgaaatctattaaatacatttgcaaaTATGTAACCAAAGGGAGTGATATGGCTGTGATTGTCATTGGTGCAGAGAATTGCAATGATGAAGTTACCCAATACCAAATGGGCCGCTATGTTAGTAGTAATGAAGCAGTTTGgcgaatattttcttttcctaTTCATGAGAGACACCCTTCAGTTGTTCATTTAGCTGTGCATTTAGAAAATGGACAAAGAGTGTATTTTACAGCACAGAACGCAGTACAGAGAGCTGCTCAGCCACCTTCTACTACATTAACCAGTTTCTTTGAGACACGCCAAAACGATGATTTTGCACAAACATTGTTATATTCTGAaatgccaaaatattatacttggaaTAAATCCTCAAGGATATTTATACGACGGAAACAAGGAAAACCAATTCTAGAATACCCAGATGTATATTCCACCGATGTGATTGGTCGAATTTATTCAGTACATCCCAGCaataatgaatgtttttatttacgacTGCTATTGGTCAATGTACGTGGCCCAACATCATTCCAACATTTACGAACTGTTGATGGTGAATTGTGTGGATCCTACAGAAAAGCCTGTCAACGTTTGCAATTGCTAGAAAATGACGATCATTGGGATCAAACTCTAAATGATGCTGTAATATCATCAAGTGCTCAACAAATACGAacattgttttctataatcaTATGTACATGCTACCCATCAAAGCCAATCGATTTGTGGATCAAGTACAAGGATTATATGTgtgatgatattttgtatcaaatacGGAATAGAATGGGAAAtctaaatatacaaatcagtGAAGACATTTATAACGAAGCATTGATTTCAATTGAGGACATGTGCTTGATGATGTCAAACAaactattaattcaattaggcCTGATCGCGCCCAATTGTCCAATGCATGATGTTTTTAACCAAGAGGTGCACcgagaaaaaatgtatgatctCAACAAttcgaataaattaattcaaaaaaatcttcCACTGTTGAATGAACAACAgaagtatgtatttaatactcTTATGAAAGTAACAAATGATGAAACTGGAGGGATATACTTCTTGGATGCACCTGGTGGTACaggaaaaacttttttgatttcattaatattagcaACAATTcgttcacaaaataaaattgcacttGCACTCGCTTCTTCGGGAATCGCAGCAACTTTGCTTGAAAGTGGTAGAACAGCCCATTCAGCACtaaaatttccattaaatatGCAAAGCAATGAAATTTAA
- the LOC126553032 gene encoding uncharacterized protein LOC126553032, which produces MCGTIENIYSEDPERKGFNINTAVTSAILNTGQGYSQLEEFCGILDMYCMSFPTYQNIHEEVSQNIFSVSLEEMKKAGQEESKIAIENGDVDEQGRPLVTVIADGAWSKRSYKSNYNALSGVASIFGWNTKKC; this is translated from the coding sequence atGTGTGGTacgatagaaaatatttactcaGAAGATCCCGAACGAAAAggattcaatataaatacagcGGTTACCTCTGCCATACTAAACACGGGACAAGGATATTCCCAATTGGAAGAATTTTGTGGTATACTTGATATGTATTGTATGTCATTTCCTACTTACCAAAATATTCATGAGGAAGttagtcaaaatatatttagtgtaaGTTTGGAAGAGATGAAGAAAGCTGGACAAGAGGAATCAAAAATTGCAATTGAAAACGGAGACGTTGATGAACAAGGTCGTCCCTTGGTAACCGTAATTGCAGATGGGGCGTGGTCAAAAAGATCATATAAAAGCAATTATAATGCTTTATCTGGCGTCGCTTCCATATTTGGAtggaatacaaaaaaatgttaa